The following proteins come from a genomic window of Posidoniimonas polymericola:
- a CDS encoding PAS domain-containing hybrid sensor histidine kinase/response regulator, producing the protein MPSLSIARGPSRVLVLPPTVRDGELTTKILDNAGAPCLVCANIDHLCEEMEAGAGAVLIAEEHLLGDKRRRLRGVLERQPPWSDIPVLVLTLPDELALASLREWQQEANITLVTRPLRIDNFLAMVRSRLRDRRRQYVVRGLLESLEQRGREFQQLADAMPQMVFIADVEGRIEFLNQRAVDILGSGLERPVGFAECFAPAPEDAGRVASRWRDAVESQQGFACEFRVLHGDSGAYRWQLARAEVVRDAAGGVRQWYGTCTDIHDRKVAEEKLGAALRQSDAANLAKSEFLANMSHEIRTPMTAVLGYSELLAEQESDPEKLAFLEVIQRNGAFLLEIINDILDLSKIEAGKLDVTLETVDLRRFVGEIESLLAMRAGEKGVRFQVELDAASPPAIRVDPKRLRQVLINLVGNAIKFTDDGSVKLAVGRDGQRMRFVVSDTGIGMTGEQLHQLFKPFQQADSSVSRQYGGTGLGLAISQRLAAMLGGEISVRSVPGAGSEFTLELVFQEPVAAGPTPTPTPLDPEPTLTAFDNLEVLVVDDRRDIRFLSGRILSDAGANVKFAEDGLEATRFIERCMAEGTEPRLVLMDMQMPAMDGYEATQRLRAIGFKRPIIALTADAMQTDITRCLESGCDAYLSKPIDKVEMLRTVAYHLSLSEV; encoded by the coding sequence ATGCCGAGTCTTAGCATCGCCCGCGGGCCCAGCCGAGTCTTGGTGCTCCCCCCCACCGTGCGGGACGGCGAGCTAACGACCAAGATCCTCGACAACGCGGGGGCGCCGTGCCTGGTTTGCGCGAACATCGACCACCTGTGCGAGGAGATGGAGGCCGGCGCCGGCGCCGTGCTTATCGCGGAGGAGCACCTGCTGGGTGACAAGCGGCGCCGACTGCGTGGGGTGCTGGAACGCCAGCCGCCGTGGTCGGACATCCCGGTGCTGGTGCTGACCCTGCCGGACGAGCTCGCGCTAGCGTCGCTGCGTGAGTGGCAGCAAGAGGCCAACATCACGCTCGTTACCCGCCCGCTCCGGATCGACAATTTCCTGGCGATGGTGCGGTCGCGGCTCCGGGATCGGCGGCGGCAGTACGTCGTGCGGGGGCTGCTGGAGTCGCTCGAGCAGCGGGGCAGGGAGTTCCAGCAGCTCGCCGACGCGATGCCGCAGATGGTGTTCATCGCGGATGTGGAGGGGCGGATCGAATTCCTTAATCAGCGGGCGGTCGATATCCTGGGCAGCGGCCTCGAGCGTCCCGTCGGCTTCGCCGAGTGCTTCGCCCCCGCGCCGGAGGACGCGGGCCGGGTGGCCAGCCGGTGGCGCGACGCGGTGGAGTCGCAGCAGGGGTTCGCCTGCGAGTTCCGTGTGCTGCACGGCGATTCGGGCGCCTACCGCTGGCAGCTCGCCCGGGCCGAGGTGGTCCGTGACGCGGCGGGGGGCGTGCGGCAGTGGTACGGCACCTGCACCGACATTCACGACCGCAAGGTAGCCGAGGAAAAGCTGGGCGCGGCCCTCCGTCAGTCGGACGCGGCGAACCTCGCCAAGAGCGAGTTCCTGGCAAACATGAGCCACGAGATCCGCACGCCGATGACCGCGGTCCTCGGCTACTCGGAGCTGCTGGCCGAGCAGGAGTCGGACCCCGAGAAGCTCGCCTTCCTCGAGGTCATCCAACGCAACGGCGCCTTCCTGCTGGAGATCATCAACGACATCCTCGACCTCTCGAAGATCGAGGCCGGCAAGCTCGACGTCACGCTCGAGACCGTCGACCTGCGACGATTTGTCGGGGAGATCGAGTCGCTGCTCGCGATGCGGGCGGGCGAGAAGGGGGTGCGGTTCCAGGTTGAGTTGGACGCCGCGTCGCCGCCCGCCATCCGGGTCGACCCGAAGCGGCTCAGGCAGGTCCTGATCAACCTGGTGGGCAACGCGATCAAGTTTACCGACGACGGATCGGTGAAGCTGGCGGTTGGACGCGACGGCCAGCGGATGAGGTTCGTCGTTTCGGACACCGGCATCGGCATGACCGGAGAACAGCTGCATCAATTGTTCAAGCCGTTCCAGCAGGCCGACTCGTCGGTCTCGCGTCAGTACGGCGGCACCGGCCTGGGCCTGGCGATCAGCCAGCGGCTGGCGGCGATGCTCGGCGGCGAGATCTCGGTGCGGAGCGTGCCCGGCGCGGGGAGCGAGTTCACGCTCGAGCTAGTATTTCAAGAGCCGGTCGCCGCCGGGCCTACGCCTACGCCGACGCCCCTGGACCCCGAGCCGACGCTCACGGCGTTCGACAACCTCGAGGTCCTGGTGGTCGACGACCGCCGCGACATCCGCTTCCTGTCGGGCCGCATCCTCAGCGACGCCGGCGCAAACGTTAAGTTCGCCGAGGACGGGCTCGAGGCGACGCGGTTCATCGAGCGGTGCATGGCCGAGGGGACCGAACCAAGGCTGGTGCTGATGGACATGCAGATGCCGGCCATGGACGGCTACGAGGCGACCCAGCGGCTGCGGGCGATCGGTTTCAAGCGGCCGATCATTGCGCTCACCGCCGACGCGATGCAGACCGACATCACGCGTTGCCTTGAGAGCGGCTGCGACGCCTACCTCAGCAAGCCGATCGACAAGGTCGAGATGCTCCGCACAGTGGCCTACCACCTCAGCCTCAGCGAGGTCTAA
- a CDS encoding glycoside hydrolase family 172 protein, with amino-acid sequence MRRVKHLAVLTLLASSSVAAARETVTTGTVIAEMTDLERLCRLPEVDYRTVQFTSYDRRSATPGGPEWFANSDGFGGAPQPPFLETLREPGHDGVGRYLMAEVDGPGVIVRTWTAAINGRLQVYLDGADQPVYDGPTERFLHHPYDSFLEGSGVAADVLDGTFYQRDAGYCPLPFAKGCRVVWEGNPKKTHFYYIQARKYLAPVDVQTFRPADLATFRDQIEAASRVLKGEPPASVAPTDETREIAALVVPGRSVTAVELDGASAITELVTQVKAMNERAALRGVVMSIAFDGHTSAQVQSPVGDFYAAAPGVNPYHSLPFVVEESGRMTSRFVMPYARSARISFKNLTDEPVVIAGHVKVAPREWDAERDLHFRARWRVMHDLSSETPVDIPFLVAGGAGRFVGAVSLMLNPSRGTHPNGSWWGEGDEKLFVDGDRFPAWYGTGSEDYYNYSWSAVDLFDYAYCGQNRNDGPANRGFVSNYRFHLIDDQPFRNRLAFYMELLMHDKVDGFSYACLAYHYARPGTIDDHRPITRRDVAEPRLPEGWKPKAYRATEEATFLEPQELAPPDAVYEEGEQWTGGDMLAWTPEDKGDTLELKVPISKAGRYQVRLGMALDARSGVVSATLDGEPFGFGGGEGKMELYSARRTMCRASASDRVELSEGEHTLTLTYEGGPAAGAPADGPRIGVDFLWLQP; translated from the coding sequence ATGCGCCGTGTGAAGCACTTGGCTGTCCTGACATTGCTTGCTTCTAGCTCGGTGGCCGCCGCGAGAGAAACGGTCACCACCGGCACGGTCATCGCCGAGATGACCGACCTCGAGCGGCTCTGCCGGCTGCCGGAAGTCGACTACCGCACCGTGCAGTTCACGTCGTACGACCGCCGCAGCGCGACGCCGGGCGGGCCCGAATGGTTCGCCAACTCCGACGGCTTCGGCGGCGCGCCGCAGCCGCCGTTCCTCGAGACGCTCCGCGAGCCGGGCCACGACGGCGTCGGCCGCTACCTGATGGCCGAGGTCGACGGGCCGGGCGTGATCGTGCGGACCTGGACGGCCGCCATCAACGGCCGGCTGCAGGTCTACCTCGACGGCGCCGACCAGCCGGTGTACGACGGCCCGACCGAGCGGTTCCTGCACCACCCCTACGACAGCTTCCTGGAGGGGAGCGGCGTGGCGGCCGACGTGCTCGACGGCACCTTCTACCAGCGCGACGCGGGGTACTGCCCGCTGCCGTTCGCCAAGGGCTGCCGTGTGGTGTGGGAGGGCAATCCTAAGAAGACGCACTTCTATTACATCCAGGCGCGCAAGTACCTCGCGCCGGTCGACGTGCAGACGTTCCGGCCCGCGGACCTGGCGACCTTCCGCGACCAGATCGAGGCCGCGTCGCGGGTGCTGAAGGGCGAGCCGCCGGCGAGCGTGGCCCCCACGGACGAGACCCGCGAGATCGCCGCGCTGGTCGTGCCGGGCCGCAGCGTCACGGCGGTCGAGCTGGACGGCGCCAGCGCGATCACCGAGCTGGTGACTCAGGTCAAGGCCATGAACGAGCGGGCCGCGCTCCGCGGCGTGGTGATGAGCATCGCGTTCGACGGGCACACCTCGGCTCAGGTGCAGTCTCCCGTGGGCGATTTCTACGCCGCGGCGCCGGGCGTGAATCCGTACCACTCGCTGCCGTTTGTGGTCGAGGAGTCGGGCCGCATGACCAGCCGCTTCGTGATGCCGTACGCGCGGTCGGCGCGGATCAGCTTCAAGAACCTGACCGACGAGCCGGTCGTGATCGCCGGCCACGTCAAGGTCGCCCCCCGTGAGTGGGACGCCGAGCGTGACCTGCACTTTCGCGCCCGCTGGCGGGTGATGCACGACCTGTCGTCCGAGACGCCGGTCGACATCCCGTTCCTGGTCGCCGGCGGCGCCGGTCGGTTCGTGGGCGCGGTGTCGCTGATGCTCAACCCGTCACGCGGCACGCACCCCAACGGCAGCTGGTGGGGCGAGGGGGACGAGAAGCTGTTTGTCGACGGCGACCGCTTCCCCGCCTGGTACGGCACCGGCTCGGAGGACTACTACAACTACTCCTGGAGCGCGGTCGACCTGTTCGACTACGCGTACTGCGGCCAGAACCGCAACGACGGGCCCGCCAACCGCGGCTTTGTCAGCAACTACCGCTTCCACCTGATCGACGACCAGCCGTTCCGCAACCGGCTCGCCTTCTACATGGAGCTGCTAATGCACGACAAGGTCGACGGCTTCAGCTACGCGTGCCTGGCGTACCACTACGCCCGGCCGGGGACCATCGACGACCACCGGCCGATCACGCGGCGCGACGTGGCGGAACCGCGGCTCCCTGAGGGCTGGAAGCCGAAGGCCTACCGTGCGACCGAGGAGGCGACGTTCCTCGAGCCGCAGGAGCTGGCGCCCCCCGACGCCGTCTACGAGGAGGGCGAGCAGTGGACCGGCGGCGACATGCTCGCCTGGACGCCCGAGGACAAGGGGGACACGCTCGAGCTCAAGGTGCCCATCAGCAAGGCGGGCCGCTACCAGGTGCGGCTCGGCATGGCGCTCGACGCGCGGTCGGGCGTCGTTAGCGCCACGCTCGACGGCGAGCCGTTCGGCTTCGGCGGCGGGGAGGGCAAGATGGAACTCTACTCGGCACGGCGGACCATGTGCCGCGCGTCGGCGAGCGACCGGGTTGAGTTGAGCGAGGGCGAGCACACCCTGACGCTAACCTACGAGGGGGGACCGGCGGCGGGGGCGCCGGCCGATGGGCCGCGGATCGGCGTCGACTTCCTGTGGCTGCAGCCGTAG
- a CDS encoding ATPase domain-containing protein, translated as MLNQATDVSTGNATLDEILGGGLTGNRIYLLDGHPGTGKTTIGMQFLLDGLRRGEAGLYVSLSETKNELLAIAESHGWSLEGLEIYELVDPSGSLDADSQYTMFQPSEVELGETTRGMLQEVERLNPKRVVVDSLSELRLLAQNALRYRRQILALKQFFVGRDCTAIFLDDKTSPDNDLQLQSIAHGVVSLDRVPTEFGNERRRLRVIKYRGRRFVGGWHDFDIERGGVRIFPRIATATDPTPGAPRERLASGNDSIDRLLGEGIEAGTSTLMLGPAGVGKSSCATLFAHTACLRGERAVIFAFDETKRTLIARSAGLGMDLEKLEADGALEIHQVNPGDVTPGQFAEMVRQAVRPVEGRGRVSIVIIDSLNGYLSSMPEERFLQIQMHELLNYLANFGVATFLVVAQHGMLGSGMQTPVDASYLADTVILFRYFEAAGEIRQAVSVVKKRDGHHERSIRELRMADGNILVGQPLAEFHGILAGMPTFTGNPKNLMEKRDADAES; from the coding sequence ATGCTGAATCAAGCGACCGACGTAAGCACCGGCAACGCTACTCTCGACGAGATTCTGGGAGGCGGACTGACCGGCAACCGCATCTATCTTCTCGACGGTCATCCCGGCACGGGCAAGACGACCATCGGCATGCAGTTCCTGCTCGACGGGCTGCGCCGCGGCGAGGCCGGGCTGTACGTGTCGCTCTCCGAGACCAAGAACGAGTTGCTGGCGATCGCGGAGTCGCACGGCTGGTCGCTCGAGGGGCTGGAGATCTACGAGCTGGTCGACCCCAGTGGTTCGCTCGACGCCGACTCGCAGTACACGATGTTCCAGCCGTCGGAGGTCGAGCTCGGTGAAACCACCCGCGGGATGCTCCAGGAAGTTGAGCGTCTCAACCCGAAGCGGGTGGTGGTCGACTCGCTGTCCGAGTTGCGTCTGCTCGCGCAGAACGCGCTGCGGTACCGGCGTCAAATCCTGGCGCTGAAGCAGTTCTTTGTCGGCCGCGACTGCACGGCGATCTTCCTCGACGACAAGACCTCGCCGGACAACGACCTGCAGCTGCAGAGCATCGCCCACGGCGTGGTGAGCCTCGACCGGGTGCCGACCGAGTTCGGCAACGAACGGCGGCGGCTGCGGGTTATAAAGTACCGCGGCCGCCGATTCGTCGGGGGCTGGCACGACTTTGACATCGAGCGGGGGGGCGTGCGGATTTTCCCGCGGATCGCCACCGCCACGGACCCGACCCCCGGGGCTCCGCGTGAGCGGTTGGCGAGTGGCAACGATTCGATCGACCGGCTGCTGGGCGAAGGCATCGAGGCCGGCACCAGCACGCTGATGCTGGGTCCGGCCGGCGTGGGCAAGTCGTCCTGCGCCACCCTGTTCGCCCACACGGCGTGCCTGCGGGGGGAGCGGGCGGTCATCTTTGCTTTCGACGAAACCAAGCGGACGCTGATCGCACGATCGGCTGGACTGGGGATGGACCTCGAAAAGCTGGAGGCCGACGGCGCGCTCGAGATCCACCAGGTGAACCCCGGCGACGTCACGCCCGGGCAGTTCGCCGAGATGGTGCGTCAGGCGGTAAGGCCGGTTGAGGGACGCGGCCGGGTGAGCATCGTTATTATCGACAGTCTCAACGGATACCTGAGCTCGATGCCGGAGGAGCGGTTCCTGCAGATTCAGATGCACGAGCTGCTGAACTACCTGGCGAACTTCGGCGTCGCGACGTTCTTGGTGGTCGCCCAGCACGGCATGCTGGGCTCGGGGATGCAGACTCCGGTCGACGCCAGCTACCTGGCGGACACCGTGATTCTGTTCCGGTACTTCGAGGCGGCCGGCGAGATCCGCCAGGCGGTGTCGGTCGTGAAGAAGCGGGACGGCCACCACGAACGCAGCATCCGCGAGCTCCGGATGGCGGACGGAAATATCCTCGTCGGCCAGCCCCTGGCGGAGTTCCACGGGATCCTGGCGGGCATGCCCACCTTCACCGGCAACCCGAAAAACCTCATGGAAAAGCGGGACGCCGATGCCGAGTCTTAG
- a CDS encoding amidohydrolase family protein, giving the protein MHRSHSARWRLHSLVCLLAALGAGGTDAAETDPRADALAPDVWRAEHRLIDLHMHVDALPERFRRAVGVMDAAGLGVAVELGSGTVTPTDSGPSAYEQNLAAQQQGAPGRFMHYMLLDYGDWDSPDWSAQAVKQIERGRELGAAGLKEFKRLGLTLRDGAGRLIKIDDPKLDPVWRRCGELGMPISIHVGDPQAFWEPLDESNERWAELKDHPNWWFGDPAKHPPREELLEALDRVIARHPETTFLGVHFANNPEDIDWVDRALDRRPNMRADIAARVPEIGRGDPERLRNQFVKHQDRILFGTDFQVGDRLILGSAGDDERPTDHEALVFYRKFYRFFETADRDWVHMTPIQGDWTISSIDLPPAVARRVYFDNARQMLAQSYPAPTLRAARIEDDFTPDGRLDEAAWDRAEPQRIEYGLQDAATHPGLSTAVRALWSDAYLYLAFEAPYDELTTRDNPAPGERLGLWKEDVVEFFLARGPGDAAHYSELEWAPNGEYLDLILKGGESDFDWSAGNESKVVIDRAQKIWRVEARVPLAKLADQKPTAGDRWPANLYRNNAASSDFLAWRPTLTRTAHTPARFGWLEFAE; this is encoded by the coding sequence ATGCACCGCAGCCACAGCGCCCGCTGGCGATTGCACTCCCTCGTCTGCCTGCTCGCTGCGTTAGGCGCCGGCGGAACCGACGCGGCCGAGACCGACCCCCGTGCCGACGCACTCGCGCCGGACGTCTGGCGGGCGGAGCACCGGCTGATCGACCTGCACATGCACGTCGACGCGCTGCCGGAGCGATTCCGCCGCGCGGTCGGCGTGATGGACGCCGCCGGCCTGGGCGTCGCGGTGGAGCTTGGCTCCGGGACCGTCACCCCGACCGACAGCGGACCCTCGGCGTACGAGCAGAACCTAGCCGCCCAGCAGCAGGGCGCGCCCGGACGCTTCATGCATTACATGCTGCTCGACTACGGCGACTGGGACTCCCCCGACTGGAGCGCCCAGGCGGTCAAGCAGATTGAGCGGGGCCGCGAGCTCGGCGCCGCGGGGCTGAAGGAATTCAAGCGGCTCGGCCTGACGCTGCGGGACGGAGCCGGCCGGCTCATCAAGATCGACGACCCCAAGCTCGACCCGGTGTGGCGGCGGTGCGGCGAGCTCGGCATGCCGATCTCGATCCACGTCGGCGACCCCCAGGCGTTCTGGGAGCCGCTCGACGAGTCAAACGAGCGGTGGGCCGAACTCAAGGACCACCCCAACTGGTGGTTCGGCGACCCCGCCAAGCACCCGCCGCGCGAGGAGCTGCTCGAGGCGCTCGACCGGGTCATTGCCCGCCACCCAGAGACTACCTTCCTAGGCGTGCACTTCGCCAACAACCCCGAGGATATCGATTGGGTCGACCGCGCGCTGGACCGGCGTCCCAACATGCGGGCGGACATCGCCGCCCGGGTCCCGGAGATCGGCCGCGGAGACCCGGAGCGTCTCCGCAATCAGTTCGTCAAGCACCAGGACCGGATCTTGTTCGGCACCGACTTCCAAGTAGGGGACCGGCTGATCCTCGGCTCCGCCGGCGACGACGAGCGGCCCACCGACCACGAGGCGCTGGTCTTCTACCGCAAGTTCTACCGCTTCTTCGAGACCGCCGACCGCGACTGGGTCCACATGACGCCGATCCAGGGCGACTGGACCATCAGCAGCATCGACCTCCCGCCGGCGGTCGCGCGGCGGGTCTACTTCGACAACGCCCGGCAGATGCTCGCCCAGAGCTACCCGGCCCCGACGCTGCGCGCGGCGCGGATCGAGGACGACTTCACCCCCGACGGCCGGCTCGACGAGGCCGCGTGGGACCGGGCCGAGCCGCAGCGGATCGAGTACGGGCTGCAGGACGCCGCCACGCACCCCGGGCTCAGCACCGCGGTCCGCGCGCTGTGGAGCGACGCCTACCTGTACCTCGCCTTCGAGGCGCCCTACGACGAGCTCACGACGCGCGACAATCCCGCCCCGGGCGAACGACTCGGGCTGTGGAAGGAGGACGTTGTTGAGTTTTTCCTGGCCCGCGGGCCAGGCGACGCGGCCCACTACAGCGAGCTCGAGTGGGCGCCCAACGGCGAGTACCTCGACCTGATCCTCAAGGGCGGCGAGAGTGACTTCGACTGGTCCGCCGGCAACGAGTCGAAGGTCGTCATCGATCGGGCACAGAAGATCTGGCGGGTCGAGGCACGCGTCCCGCTCGCCAAGCTGGCCGACCAGAAGCCAACCGCCGGCGACCGCTGGCCCGCCAACCTGTACCGCAACAACGCGGCGTCCAGCGACTTTCTGGCCTGGCGCCCGACGCTCACCCGCACGGCGCACACGCCGGCGCGGTTCGGCTGGCTCGAGTTCGCCGAGTAG
- a CDS encoding PEP-CTERM sorting domain-containing protein: MYRTLVAALLLFTAPVSSAAGIFSNGESNVVDASNSPIDGAVIRDSPEGDPTEVIVLEGGVISNAISIVDSSVLHLRGGELSTYVQGGGASRIFIESGVVGTQVAVYGAAVATISGGSMNELIAAPGGVIALSGGVVNERMRAGGGGTINVIGRGFNYPAGPLPVTSGTLTGFLADGSFLSTPFISDFRGVGMINLVVVPEPTSMLLLALGGLWLTPRSRRPSRGGALDEACRSSSLYNAVVGRLC; this comes from the coding sequence ATGTACCGAACGTTGGTCGCTGCCCTATTGCTTTTTACGGCGCCGGTGTCGTCCGCCGCAGGAATCTTCTCGAACGGCGAATCAAATGTCGTCGATGCAAGCAACTCTCCTATCGACGGCGCCGTGATACGGGACAGCCCGGAGGGGGATCCGACCGAAGTCATCGTCCTCGAGGGGGGCGTCATTAGCAACGCCATCAGTATCGTCGACTCGTCGGTTCTTCATTTGCGGGGAGGAGAGCTATCGACCTACGTTCAGGGCGGAGGCGCCTCGCGGATTTTCATCGAGAGCGGCGTGGTGGGAACGCAGGTGGCTGTCTACGGTGCGGCGGTTGCGACAATCAGCGGAGGATCGATGAACGAACTGATCGCAGCCCCGGGCGGTGTCATCGCGCTGTCGGGCGGCGTGGTGAATGAGAGGATGCGGGCGGGCGGTGGCGGAACGATTAACGTTATCGGCCGGGGGTTCAACTACCCTGCCGGCCCTCTGCCCGTGACATCGGGGACGCTCACCGGGTTTCTGGCGGACGGCTCGTTTCTTTCGACGCCCTTCATCAGCGACTTCCGCGGCGTCGGAATGATTAATCTGGTCGTCGTCCCCGAACCCACCTCGATGCTCCTCCTGGCTCTAGGCGGCCTGTGGTTGACGCCCAGGTCCCGACGCCCCAGCCGCGGCGGCGCCTTGGACGAGGCCTGCCGGTCCTCAAGCCTCTACAACGCAGTTGTCGGGCGCCTTTGTTGA
- a CDS encoding family 16 glycoside hydrolase, whose protein sequence is MSTPSAFSTIGYAALAAAIVLLGVAECPAADAVADTATSESDHQLELDLENGKYHITIDTSGSPDLTEWAEQELAPVVKEWYPMIVDMLPGKGFDAPTEVSIKIADDIEGVAYTSGDRVSCNGNWMRRQLDGEARGAVVHELVHVVQQYRGWRRGNRPPGWLVEGVCDYIRWFLYEPESGGALIAANGADRARHDASYRTTANFLNWVSNKYGSNLVPKLNARLREGKYSVDFWEEYTGQPLDKLAASWKKALAAGDAEQPAAAQKDDQNVNQLTAEEQEQGWKLLFDGSSTDGWHSFKRDEVREGWKVEDGKLVCADPRNAGDLCTNDDYKWFELRLEYNISQGGNSGIMFHVTDDGGAAWATGPEFQLEDNMEAHDPTRCGWLYALYKPAEDADTGQPIDATLPAGQWNQVRLLISPDGCVHEINGVEYLEYKLGSEEFNERVAASKFASMPLFAKPDKGMIALQGDHGQVSFRNVKVRPITE, encoded by the coding sequence TTGTCCACTCCTTCCGCCTTCTCGACCATTGGCTATGCGGCGCTCGCCGCCGCGATTGTGCTGCTGGGCGTCGCGGAGTGCCCCGCGGCGGACGCCGTCGCGGACACGGCGACCAGCGAATCGGATCACCAGCTCGAACTCGACCTGGAGAACGGCAAGTACCACATCACGATCGACACCTCCGGCTCACCCGACCTGACCGAGTGGGCCGAGCAAGAGCTTGCGCCGGTCGTCAAAGAGTGGTACCCGATGATCGTGGACATGCTGCCGGGCAAGGGCTTCGACGCGCCGACCGAGGTCAGCATCAAGATCGCCGACGACATCGAGGGCGTCGCCTACACCTCGGGCGACCGCGTGAGCTGCAACGGCAACTGGATGCGTCGCCAGCTGGACGGCGAGGCCCGCGGCGCGGTGGTGCACGAGCTGGTGCACGTGGTACAGCAGTACCGGGGCTGGCGTCGCGGCAACCGCCCGCCGGGGTGGCTGGTTGAGGGCGTGTGCGACTACATCCGCTGGTTCTTGTACGAGCCCGAGAGCGGCGGCGCCCTGATCGCCGCGAACGGCGCCGACCGCGCCCGGCACGACGCCAGCTACCGCACCACGGCCAACTTCCTGAATTGGGTCTCGAACAAGTACGGGTCGAACCTGGTGCCGAAGCTCAACGCCCGGCTCCGCGAGGGCAAGTACTCGGTCGACTTCTGGGAAGAGTACACCGGCCAGCCGCTCGACAAGCTGGCGGCCTCGTGGAAAAAAGCCCTCGCCGCCGGCGACGCCGAGCAGCCCGCCGCTGCCCAGAAAGACGACCAGAACGTCAATCAGCTGACCGCCGAGGAGCAGGAGCAGGGTTGGAAGCTGCTGTTCGACGGCAGCAGCACCGACGGCTGGCACAGCTTCAAGCGTGATGAGGTGCGTGAGGGCTGGAAGGTCGAGGACGGCAAGCTGGTCTGCGCCGACCCCCGCAACGCCGGCGACCTCTGCACCAACGACGATTACAAGTGGTTCGAGCTGCGGCTGGAGTACAACATCTCGCAGGGCGGCAACAGCGGCATCATGTTCCACGTCACCGACGACGGCGGCGCCGCCTGGGCGACCGGCCCCGAGTTCCAGCTCGAGGACAACATGGAGGCCCACGACCCTACCCGCTGCGGCTGGCTGTACGCCCTCTACAAGCCCGCGGAGGACGCCGACACCGGCCAACCGATCGACGCCACGCTGCCGGCCGGTCAGTGGAATCAGGTGCGGCTGTTGATTTCGCCCGACGGCTGCGTGCACGAGATCAACGGCGTGGAGTACCTCGAGTACAAGCTCGGCAGCGAAGAGTTCAACGAGCGGGTCGCGGCGAGCAAGTTCGCCTCGATGCCGCTGTTCGCCAAGCCCGACAAAGGCATGATCGCCCTGCAGGGCGACCACGGCCAGGTGTCGTTCCGCAACGTCAAGGTACGGCCGATCACCGAGTAG